In the Nitrospirota bacterium genome, ATTGCTGAGGGTTAAAAGGCAGAATCCCCTGCAATCTCTGAAGAAGATACAGTGAACCAATGCTCAGGATAGAGAAACAAAGCACTGCAACCGCATATTCCTTCCATGTCATTCCTTCATACTTTTTAATTCCGCAGATCCGGTATATACCCATCTCCACAGGGACAACTATTCTATCCATCCAGCATGACTCCCCCTTGTACACCTTAGCCATGTAAATGCCAAGAGGTTTAACAAGGGCAAAGAGGACAATCAGATATAATACAATCTGTATTATTCCATATCCTGTCACGAGAATATCTCCGGTTTTATAAGGGCTATAATAAGATAAACAAGAAGACCAGCAGCCATGATACCAGCTATCCAATATAAGATGCCCATAATAATGTCTCCTAAATCTTTCCGAAAAGCCTCACCAGAAGATAGGTGAGGATGAAAAAAAGAATAATTATCCCCGCAGAAACACCATCCACAGCACTTCCTCCACTGTTTTTAGCCTAACACAAACATGAGTAAAATTGATGTAAAAAATAATGTGGAGTATGTAAAAAAAATGTTAATATATACTGACAGAATGAATGCAGAAAATTTCTTGGGTTTATTAAATGAAAGAGAAAATGGGC is a window encoding:
- the kdpF gene encoding K(+)-transporting ATPase subunit F; this encodes MGILYWIAGIMAAGLLVYLIIALIKPEIFS